From Musa acuminata AAA Group cultivar baxijiao chromosome BXJ3-8, Cavendish_Baxijiao_AAA, whole genome shotgun sequence, one genomic window encodes:
- the LOC135585248 gene encoding pentatricopeptide repeat-containing protein At1g74630-like yields MSDSRHLQCLLSSLSRCLSLVHLQQIHALASKTGLDTDPLVAGKLLLLSAAILPDSLDYARRLFSVVPSPDPFMYNTLIRGVSDSDEPPHHAFLLYSRMCRQSVPPDSFTFAFLLKAAANSKSLVLGRQVHSHSVRHGLDAHLFVGTTLVSMYAVCGRVASARKAFDDIPQPNVVAWNAIITAHFRVDDVTNAERLFDQMPWRNLTSWNVMLAGYTGAGELEAARTLFRDMPQKDPVSWSTMIIGFASHGHFDDAFGFFRQLLREGLRPNEVSLTGVLSACSQAGAFETGKILHGHMKKSGLSTVTAVANALLNVYARCGRIQMACQVFDREMGKKGIVSWTSMIAALAMHGHGDKAIKLFDEMEEHGLKPDGVIFISLLYACSHSGLVEQGYHFFHRMEDVYGIKHSIEHYGCMVDLYGRAGLLDAAYDFVMRMPIEPNAIIWRTLLGACSIHGNVGLAELVKKKLSELEPRDSGDYVLLSNIYAVAGKWKDVANIRRSMNDESVRKRPGWSSIEVDKVLYMFVANNECCSVKEEAYGKLMEILSRLRKEGYIPEVTSVLHDIEEEEKEDAIAQHSEKLAVAFGMARMSTGSVIMIVKNLRICRDCHLVMKLISKVYEREIVVRDRSRFHSFREGFCSCRDYW; encoded by the coding sequence ATGAGCGACAGCCGCCACCTCCAATGCCTTCTCTCCTCGCTGAGTCGCTGCCTGTCTCTCGTCCACCTCCAGCAAATCCACGCCCTCGCCTCCAAGACCGGCCTCGACACCGACCCTCTCGTCGCCGGAAAGCTCCTACTCCTCTCCGCCGCTATCCTCCCCGACTCTTTGGACTATGCCCGTCGCCTCTTCTCTGTCGTCCCTTCTCCCGACCCCTTCATGTACAACACCCTCATCCGCGGCGTCTCCGACTCCGACGAGCCTCCTCACCACGCCTTCCTCCTCTACTCCCGGATGTGCCGGCAATCCGTCCCTCCCGACAGCTTCACCTTCGCCTTCCTTCTCAAGGCGGCCGCAAACTCCAAGTCCCTCGTCCTCGGTCGGCAGGTTCATTCTCATTCCGTCCGTCACGGCCTCGATGCCCATCTCTTCGTTGGGACCACGCTTGTCAGCATGTACGCGGTGTGTGGCCGCGTGGCTTCCGCTCGGAAGGCGTTCGACGATATCCCCCAACCGAACGTCGTCGCCTGGAACGCCATCATCACCGCTCATTTTCGGGTCGACGACGTGACAAACGCGGAGAGGCTGTTCGACCAGATGCCTTGGAGGAATCTGACATCGTGGAACGTCATGCTTGCGGGTTACACCGGGGCTGGCGAGCTGGAAGCGGCGAGGACATTGTTTCGCGATATGCCTCAAAAAGATCCCGTCTCCTGGAGCACGATGATCATCGGGTTCGCCAGTCATGGGCATTTCGATGATGCTTTTGGCTTCTTTCGGCAGTTGCTGAGAGAAGGGCTTCGGCCAAACGAGGTGAGCTTGACCGGCGTTCTCTCAGCTTGTTCTCAAGCTGGGGCCTTTGAAACTGGAAAGATTCTACACGGCCATATGAAGAAGTCAGGGCTCAGTACCGTCACCGCCGTGGCTAATGCTCTCTTGAATGTCTATGCTAGGTGCGGGCGCATCCAAATGGCATGCCAAGTTTTTGATCGGGAGATGGGAAAGAAGGGCATTGTGTCTTGGACTTCTATGATCGCAGCACTCGCAATGCATGGCCATGGAGATAAGGCCATCAAGCTTTTCGATGAAATGGAGGAACATGGACTGAAACCTGATGGAGTAATATTCATCTCCCTCCTCTATGCGTGTAGTCATTCAGGATTGGTAGAACAAGGGTACCATTTTTTCCATAGAATGGAGGATGTATACGGAATCAAGCATTCGATTGAGCACTATGGTTGCATGGTTGATCTCTATGGGCGAGCTGGGCTACTGGATGCTGCCTATGACTTTGTGATGAGAATGCCTATAGAACCTAATGCCATAATCTGGAGGACATTGCTTGGGGCCTGCAGCATTCACGGAAATGTTGGTTTAGCTGAGCTTGTGAAGAAGAAACTCTCAGAACTCGAGCCTAGAGATTCTGGTGACTATGTTCTACTGTCCAATATTTATGCAGTTGCCGGTAAGTGGAAGGATGTTGCCAATATACGCAGATCCATGAACGATGAGAGTGTTAGGAAACGCCCAGGTTGGAGCTCAATAGAAGTTGACAAGGTTCTGTACATGTTTGTCGCAAATAACGAGTGTTGCAGTGTGAAAGAGGAGGCTTATGGGAAGCTGATGGAGATATTGTCAAGACTTAGGAAGGAAGGTTACATTCCAGAGGTCACAAGTGTTTTGCATGAtatagaggaagaagagaaggaagatgcCATTGCTCAACACAGTGAGAAGCTTGCAGTGGCTTTTGGGATGGCAAGGATGAGCACGGGAAGTGTCATAATGATTGTCAAGAATTTGAGAATTTGTAGGGATTGCCACTTGGTGATGAAGCTGATATCAAAGGTCTACGAAAGAGAGATTGTGGTGAGGGATCGTAGCCGGTTTCATTCTTTCAGAGAGGGGTTTTGTTCTTGCAGGGACTACTGGTGA
- the LOC103996386 gene encoding ABC transporter B family member 19: MADVADGKAAAGVDGSEKKRQEQSAAFHELFSFADRWDCLLMAAGSVGAVVHGSAMPVFFLLFGDLVNGFGKNQHHLMVMTHEVSKYALYFVYLGLVVCLSSYAEIACWMYTGERQASALRRKYLEAVLRQDVGFFDTDARTGDIVFSVATDTLLVQDAISEKVGNFIHYLSTFLAGLVVGFVSAWRLALLSVAVIPGIAFAGGLYAYTLTGLTSKSRESYANAGIVAEQAIAQVRTVYSFVGESKALNSYSEAIQNTLKLGYKAGMAKGLGIGCTYGIACMSWALVFWYAGVFIRNGQTDGGKAFTAIFSAIVGGMSLGQSFSNLGAFSKGKAAGYKLLEIIRQKPSIVQDQSDGKCLAEVHGNIEFKDVTFSYPSRPDVIIFRDFSLFIPAGKTVAVVGGSGSGKSTVVALIERFYDPNQGLILLDNVDIKTLQLKWLREQIGLVNQEPALFATTILENILYGKPDATIAEVEAAASAANAHSFISQLPNAYNTQVGERGVQLSGGQKQRIAIARAMLKNPKILLLDEATSALDAGSESIVQEALDRLMVGRTTVVVAHRLSTIRNVDMIAVIQQGQVVETGTHEELLAKGSSGAYASLIRFQEMARNRDFGGPSTRRSRSSRLSHSLSTKSLSLRSGSLRNLSYQYSTGADGRIEMVSNADNVLKYPAPRGYFFKLLKLNAPEWPYTIMGAIGSVLSGFIGPTFAIVMSNMIEVFYYRDPNAMERKTREYVFVYIGTGLYAVVAYLVQHYFFSIMGENLTTRVRRMMLSAILRNEVGWFDEEENNSSLVAARLANDAADVKSAIAERISVILQNMTSLLTSFIVGFIVEWRVALLILATFPLLVLANFAQQLSLKGFAGDTAKAHAKTSMIAGEGVSNIRTVAAFNAQSKILSLFCSELRVPQRRSLRRSQTSGILYGLSQLSLYASEALILWYGAHLVRTGASTFSKVIKVFVVLVVTANSVAETVSLAPEIVRGGESIRSVFAILNRGTRIDPDDPEAEPVDSVRGEIELRHVEFAYPSRPDVTIFKDFNLRIRAGQSQALVGASGSGKSTVIALIERFYDPTAGKVLIDGKDIKRLNLKSLRLKIGLVQQEPVLFAASIMENIAYGKDGATEEEVIEAARAANVHGFVSALPDGYKTTVGERGVQLSGGQKQRIAIARAVLKDPALLLLDEATSALDAESECVLQEALERLMKGRTTVLVAHRLSTIRGVDCIGVVQDGRVAEQGSHSDLVARPDGAYSRLLQLQHYHV; this comes from the exons ATGGCGGATGTGGCGGACGGGAAGGCGGCGGCGGGGGTTGACGGGAGCGAGAAGAAGAGGCAGGAGCAGAGCGCGGCGTTCCACGAGCTGTTCTCCTTCGCGGACAGGTGGGACTGCCTGCTGATGGCGGCGGGAAGCGTCGGGGCGGTTGTCCACGGCTCCGCCATgcccgtcttcttcctcctcttcggcgACCTCGTCAACGGCTTTGGCAAGAACCAGCACCACCTCATGGTCATGACCCATGAGGTTTCCAAG tACGCTCTCTACTTCGTCTACCTCGGGTTGGTAGTTTGCCTGTCCTCTTACGCAG AGATCGCGTGCTGGATGTACACCGGCGAGCGGCAGGCGAGCGCTCTCCGGCGGAAGTACCTAGAGGCGGTGCTGCGGCAGGACGTCGGCTTCTTCGACACCGACGCGAGGACCGGCGACATCGTCTTCAGCGTCGCCACCGACACCCTCCTCGTCCAAGACGCCATCAGCGAGAAG GTCGGTAACTTCATTCACTACCTGTCGACGTTCTTGGCCGGGCTGGTGGTCGGGTTCGTCTCGGCGTGGAGGCTAGCCCTCCTCAGCGTGGCCGTCATTCCCGGGATCGCCTTCGCCGGAGGCCTCTACGCCTACACTCTCACCGGCCTCACCTCCAAGAGCCGCGAGTCGTATGCCAACGCCGGCATCGTGGCCGAACAG GCAATTGCACAAGTTCGGACGGTATATTCTTTTGTTGGAGAGAGTAAGGCGCTCAATTCCTATTCCGAAGCAATTCAAAACACACTGAAACTTGGATATAAGGCAGGAATGGCAAAAGGTCTCGGTATTGGCTGCACATATGGCATTGCTTGCATGTCATGGGCTTTGGTATTTTGGTATGCTGGTGTTTTCATAAGGAACGGACAAACTGATGGTGGGAAGGCTTTCACAGCCATATTTTCTGCTATTGTTGGTGGCAT GAGCTTAGGTCAGTCATTCTCAAATCTTGGGGCCTTTAGCAAAGGCAAGGCTGCTGGATACAAGCTATTGGAGATTATCCGGCAAAAACCCTCTATAGTTCAGGACCAATCTGATGGGAAGTGTTTGGCAGAGGTCCATGGAAACATAGAATTTAAGGATGTAACGTTCAGCTACCCGTCACGACCCGACGTCATTATCTTCCGAGATTTCTCTCTTTTCATTCCAGCAGGGAAGACAGTTGCTGTTGTGGGAGGTAGTGGATCCGGAAAGAGTACTGTTGTGGCTTTAATAGAAAGGTTTTATGATCCTAACCAAG GGTTGATTCTGCTTGATAATGTGGACATAAAGACATTGCAATTAAAATGGCTAAGAGAACAAATTGGTTTGGTGAATCAAGAACCAGCACTTTTTGCTACTACCATACTTGAGAACATACTCTATGGAAAACCCGATGCTACAATTGCTGAAGTTGAAGCCGCTGCCTCTGCTGCTAATGCTCATAGCTTCATATCACAGCTTCCAAATGCTTACAACACCCAG GTAGGAGAACGGGGAGTACAGCTATCTGGTGGACAGAAACAACGTATTGCCATTGCCCGAGCCATGCTAAAGAATCCCAAGATCCTTCTCCTTGATGAAGCTACCAGTGCACTGGATGCAGGATCAGAGAGCATCGTTCAAGAAGCCCTAGATCGTCTCATGGTTGGACGAACCACTGTTGTTGTTGCACACCGACTGTCGACCATCAGAAATGTCGACATGATTGCTGTGATCCAGCAGGGGCAAGTTGTCGAGACTGGAACCCACGAGGAACTTCTGGCAAAAGGGAGCTCTGGAGCCTATGCCTCACTGATACGTTTCCAGGAGATGGCAAGGAACAGAGATTTCGGTGGTCCATCCACGCGCAGATCCCGGTCTTCCCGCCTGAGCCATTCACTTTCCACCAAATCCTTGAGTCTTCGTTCAGGTAGTTTAAGGAACCTGAGCTATCAGTACAGCACCGGAGCAGATGGTCGTATCGAGATGGTGTCCAATGCCGACAATGTCCTCAAGTATCCTGCGCCTCGTGGCTACTTCTTCAAGCTTTTGAAGCTAAATGCACCTGAATGGCCTTACACCATCATGGGTGCCATAGGATCGGTCTTATCTGGGTTCATAGGTCCAACATTTGCAATCGTCATGAGCAACATGATCGAGGTTTTCTACTACAGGGACCCAAATGCCATGGAGAGGAAGACAAGGGAATATGTCTTCGTATACATCGGCACAGGGCTGTACGCAGTTGTTGCTTATTTGGTTCAGCATTACTTCTTCAGCATCATGGGGGAGAATCTCACCACCAGGGTGAGAAGGATGATGCTTTCTG CCATCTTAAGGAATGAAGTGGGATGGTTCGATGAGGAGGAGAACAATTCAAGCCTGGTGGCTGCCCGTTTAGCCAATGATGCAGCTGATGTGAAGTCTGCGATTGCCGAGAGGATCTCTGTCATCCTGCAGAACATGACCTCGCTTCTGACCTCCTTCATTGTTGGCTTCATCGTCGAATGGCGTGTTGCTCTTCTCATTCTGGCCACCTTCCCTCTTCTGGTCCTCGCCAACTTTGCCCAG CAACTGTCCCTCAAGGGCTTCGCTGGGGACACCGCGAAGGCCCATGCCAAGACCAGCATGATCGCGGGGGAGGGGGTGAGCAACATCCGCACCGTGGCGGCCTTCAACGCGCAGAGCAAGATCCTGTCGCTGTTTTGCAGCGAGCTGCGCGTCCCCCAGCGGCGCAGCCTCCGGCGGAGCCAGACGTCGGGCATCCTCTACGGCCTCTCCCAGCTGTCCCTCTACGCCTCCGAGGCTCTCATCCTCTGGTACGGTGCCCACCTCGTCCGCACCGGTGCCTCCACCTTCTCCAAGGTCATCAAGGTGTTCGTCGTCCTCGTCGTCACCGCCAATTCCGTCGCCGAGACGGTCAGCCTCGCCCCTGAAATTGTCCGCGGCGGGGAGTCCATCCGCTCCGTCTTCGCCATCCTCAACCGGGGCACGCGGATCGATCCTGATGACCCAGAGGCTGAGCCCGTCGACTCCGTTCGCGGCGAGATCGAGCTGAGGCACGTAGAATTCGCCTACCCGTCTCGGCCGGACGTCACCATCTTCAAGGACTTCAATCTGAGGATCCGTGCAGGCCAAAGCCAGGCTCTCGTCGGAGCCAGTGGGTCGGGGAAGAGCACCGTCATCGCTCTGATCGAGCGGTTCTACGATCCCACGGCGGGGAAGGTCTTGATCGACGGCAAGGACATCAAGCGGCTGAACCTGAAGTCGCTGCGGCTTAAGATTGGTCTCGTGCAGCAGGAGCCGGTGCTGTTCGCCGCGAGCATCATGGAGAACATCGCCTACGGGAAGGACGGCGCGACGGAGGAAGAGGTGATCGAGGCGGCACGAGCCGCCAACGTGCACGGCTTCGTGAGCGCGCTGCCGGACGGGTACAAGACGACGGTGGGCGAGAGGGGGGTGCAGCTGTCGGGCGGGCAGAAGCAGCGGATCGCCATCGCCCGGGCGGTGCTCAAGGACCCGGCGCTGCTGCTGCTGGACGAGGCGACCAGCGCGCTGGACGCGGAGTCCGAGTGCGTGCTGCAGGAGGCATTGGAGCGGCTGATGAAGGGCCGCACCACCGTCCTGGTGGCGCACCGCCTCTCTACCATCCGAGGGGTGGACTGCATCGGGGTGGTGCAGGACGGCCGCGTGGCGGAGCAAGGGAGCCACTCCGACCTCGTCGCCCGGCCCGACGGCGCCTACTCGCGGCTGTTGCAGCTGCAACACTACCACGTTTGA
- the LOC135646208 gene encoding uncharacterized protein At3g28850-like, with translation MGCTGSKQVGRRRGWSPSPCVGSHFLPVHYDGDVNALYRGGDDHHAVSLTSTTLGSLVLDREDLSFDEKAMIKSTNDLPAVTTEANVVEGLVRAKTLSGMVDLRIPESPTMTPSNEPEVINAWELMAGLEDASSPHLSLADAVDCSLSFGTSRDVHRSWPDSELSSAASLPKPQWMQLSPVDSVVSDFDPAISTSFREALDVLSPQQQSHSILQSPELDKEDKDKNKEPSRASARTGSIESADGREVPETIGIVRARINEFQQKIDVKKTRPNASSSEMASSLVCPPGGEGKVVFYFTSIRGILRTFEDCWAVRVILQGYGVRVDERDVSMHAGFKEELIDMLGPGYGGNSLPRVFAKGHHLGGADELRHLHEVGRLSKLIECCEMESQGKGRGDAASSCDGCGDVRFVLCGTCSGSCKVYVEAEEEGDDLGRFRRCPDCNENGLVRCPVCCLQRE, from the coding sequence ATGGGTTGCACGGGCTCGAAGCAGGTCGGCAGACGCCGCGGATGGAGCCCCAGTCCTTGTGTTGGCAGCCACTTCCTCCCCGTCCACTACGACGGTGATGTCAACGCCCTTTACCGGGGGGGAGACGACCACCACGCCGTCTCCCTCACCTCCACGACCCTCGGCTCCTTAGTGCTCGACCGCGAGGACCTCAGCTTCGACGAAAAGGCCATGATAAAGAGCACCAACGACCTCCCGGCGGTGACCACGGAAGCCAACGTCGTCGAGGGGCTCGTCCGTGCCAAGACGTTGTCGGGGATGGTGGATCTCCGGATCCCCGAGTCCCCGACGATGACCCCGTCCAACGAGCCGGAGGTCATCAACGCCTGGGAGCTTATGGCCGGCCTCGAGGACGCCAGCTCCCCCCACCTCTCTCTCGCCGATGCCGTCGACTGCTCTTTGTCCTTCGGCACCTCACGGGATGTGCACCGTTCATGGCCCGATTCCGAGCTTTCGAGTGCGGCCTCCTTGCCGAAGCCGCAGTGGATGCAGCTCAGCCCGGTGGACTCCGTCGTCTCCGATTTCGACCCAGCGATCTCGACCTCCTTCCGCGAAGCCCTCGACGTGTTGTCGCCGCAGCAACAATCCCATTCCATCCTGCAATCCCCTGAGCTCGACAAGGAAGACAAGGACAAAAACAAGGAGCCCTCTCGCGCAAGTGCAAGAACCGGATCGATAGAGTCTGCCGATGGCCGCGAAGTTCCGGAAACCATCGGCATTGTTCGAGCAAGAATCAACGAATTCCAACAAAAGATCGACGTCAAAAAGACCAGACCCAACGCCAGTTCCTCTGAGATGGCGTCTTCCCTCGTATGCCCGCCGGGTGGCGAGGGGAAGGTGGTGTTCTATTTCACCAGCATCCGCGGGATCCTGAGAACGTTTGAGGATTGCTGGGCCGTCAGGGTAATACTTCAAGGCTATGGCGTTCGCGTCGACGAGAGGGACGTGTCGATGCATGCAGGATTCAAGGAAGAGCTGATCGACATGCTCGGCCCGGGGTACGGCGGCAACAGTCTGCCGAGGGTCTTCGCCAAAGGGCACCACCTGGGCGGGGCAGACGAGTTGAGACACCTACACGAGGTGGGGAGACTCTCCAAGCTCATAGAGTGCTGCGAGATGGAGTCGCAGGGGAAGGGACGCGGCGACGCAGCCTCCTCATGCGATGGCTGCGGCGACGTGAGGTTCGTCCTCTGCGGGACGTGCTCGGGGAGCTGCAAGGTGTACGTCGAAGCGGAGGAGGAAGGCGACGACTTGGGAAGGTTCCGAAGGTGCCCCGACTGCAACGAGAACGGGCTTGTGCGATGCCCGGTGTGCTGCTTGCAGAGAGAGTGA
- the LOC103996383 gene encoding calcium uptake protein, mitochondrial, translated as MWLLLVSTLRRSAIRSRSTYARFGSFAAAEKGRGPSDRDLGAIGSAVVGVLAVGASGLGLWLVSSSSYFPGSSLYFADSDLAQKEPDLRIVSNDAKIEKKPKFLLPDSYRRRVFFNYEKRIRLRSSPEKIFEYFATSKNTKGEICMTPADFMRAVVTVFPPSESNIVREGYLRGERVPGELHCAPSSFFMLFDTDSDGLISFPEYIFFVTLLSIPESSFSVAFKMFDLDNNGEIKREEFMKVIGLMHSYNRQGVSHSNGLRFGLKVGGFIENGGLLQSFFGKDGTGCLQHDTFVQFLRDLHDEIVHLEFAHYDFKSRGTISAKDFALSMVASADMNHINKLLDQVDELDNNPSVRDIRITFEEFKAFAELRKRLKPLTLAIFSYGKVNGLLTKQDFIRAASHVCGVSLTENVVEIIFHIFDTNHDGSLSSEEFLRAVQRRETDIREPSSTGIMGLLSCWLHCRRHCSSSQLFG; from the exons ATGTGGCTTCTCCTTGTTTCGACCCTGCGTAGATCGGCGATCCGAAGTCGGAGCACCTACGCGCGGTTCGGCAGCTTCGCAGCGGCTGAGAAGGGGCGCGGACCGTCCGATCGTGATCTCGGGGCAATCGGGAGCGCGGTCGTGGGGGTATTGGCCGTCGGTGCATCGGGGCTTGGACTCTGGTTGGTTTCTTCATCCTCATATTTCCCCGGTTCTTCCCTTTACTTCGCCGACTCCGATTTGGCGCAGAAGGAGCCCGACCTTCGGATCGTGTCAAATGATGCGAAGATAGAAAAGAAGCCCAAGTTTCTGTTACCAG ATTCATATCGTAGAAGGGTGTTCTTCAACTATGAGAAACGGATAAGATTGCGAAGTTCTCCTGAAAAG ATTTTCGAATATTTCGCAACATCTAAGAACACAAAAGGAGAAATATGTATGACACCTGCAGATTTTATGCGAGCAGTTGTTACTGTTTTTCCTCCATCAGAATCCAATATTGTTAGAGAAGGATATTTGAGAGGGGAGCGTGTTCCTGGGGAATTGCATTGCGCGCCATCTTCCTTTTTTATGCTTTTTGATACTGATAGTGATGGACTAATATCCTTCCCAGA GTACATATTCTTTGTGACCTTGCTTAGCATTCCTGAATCAAGCTTCAGTGTggctttcaaaatgtttgatcttGACAATAATGG AGAGATAAAAAGAGAAGAGTTTATGAAAGTGATAGGATTAATGCATTCTTATAATAGACAAGGGGTTTCTCATAGTAATGGCCTTCGCTTTGGTCTAAAAGTTGGTGGCTTTATTGAGAATGGTGGTCTGCTGCAATCTTTCTTTGGCAAGGATGGGACAGGCTGCCTCCAACATGATACATTTGTTCAATTTCTTAGGGACTTACATGATGAG ATTGTGCATTTGGAATTTGCACATTATGACTTCAAGTCAAGGGGAACTATTTCAGCTAAGGATTTTGCACTATCAATGGTTGCTTCAGCAGACATGAACCATATAAACAAGTTACTAGATCAAGTGGATGAATTGGATAATAACCCTTCTGTGAGAGATATTCGTATTACCTTTGAG GAATTCAAGGCTTTTGCAGAACTACGTAAAAGATTGAAACCCTTGACTCTAGCTATCTTTAGTTACGGGAAAGTGAATGGCTTGTTGACAAAGCAGGACTTTATACGAGCAGCATCCCAC GTTTGTGGTGTCTCTTTGACTGAAAACGTGGTTGAGATCATCTTCCACATCTTCGACACAAATCACGATGGGAGCTTAAGCTCAGAGGAGTTCTTAAGAGCCGTGCAACGACGAGAAACTGATATTCGCGAGCCTAGCTCAACAGGCATCATGGGGCTCTTATCATGCTGGCTGCACTGCAGAAGGCACTGCTCCTCGTCGCAACTGTTTGGTTAA